The following proteins are encoded in a genomic region of Comamonas resistens:
- a CDS encoding DUF6511 domain-containing protein produces MIDPSDMELAAMASCLAPLGEYVGAIGMQRPLADYSKDEVLMLIDVVVTAYQEHMLVEHERMAEKDRAFLEERLARQGKSVSTGVPF; encoded by the coding sequence ATGATCGACCCGAGTGACATGGAGCTGGCTGCTATGGCGTCCTGCCTGGCGCCGCTTGGAGAGTACGTCGGCGCCATCGGCATGCAGCGCCCGCTGGCGGACTACAGCAAAGACGAAGTGCTGATGCTGATCGACGTCGTGGTGACCGCCTACCAGGAACACATGCTCGTCGAGCACGAGCGGATGGCGGAGAAGGACCGCGCTTTTCTTGAGGAGCGACTCGCCCGCCAAGGCAAATCGGTTTCGACGGGGGTGCCGTTCTGA
- a CDS encoding DUF3489 domain-containing protein produces MTTTQLTPAQHAILAYALEHTNGKIDWFPANIKGGARKKVLDGLFNRALITTNGTDWFVAAEGYDAMGRARPAAEPAVASLGADPEIEAAVTAAEAEWARDKITAQAKPRTRENSKQAEVIRMLQRAEGATVQQICETTGWQAHTVRGTFAGAFKKKLGLAIVSDKVPGGVRVYRIIQS; encoded by the coding sequence ATGACCACCACCCAACTGACCCCGGCCCAGCACGCGATCCTGGCCTACGCCCTTGAGCACACCAACGGCAAGATCGACTGGTTCCCCGCCAACATCAAAGGCGGCGCCCGCAAGAAGGTGCTCGACGGCTTGTTCAACCGGGCCCTGATCACCACCAATGGCACGGACTGGTTCGTGGCCGCCGAGGGCTACGACGCGATGGGTCGTGCTCGCCCCGCAGCAGAGCCCGCCGTAGCGTCCCTGGGGGCTGACCCGGAGATCGAGGCCGCCGTGACGGCCGCCGAGGCCGAGTGGGCTCGGGACAAGATCACGGCGCAAGCCAAGCCGCGCACCCGCGAAAACAGCAAGCAGGCTGAAGTCATCCGGATGCTGCAGCGCGCGGAGGGTGCAACGGTGCAGCAGATCTGCGAAACCACTGGCTGGCAGGCACACACGGTACGCGGCACCTTTGCCGGGGCCTTCAAGAAGAAGTTAGGCCTGGCCATCGTCTCGGACAAGGTACCAGGTGGCGTGCGGGTGTACCGAATAATTCAATCTTGA
- a CDS encoding DEAD/DEAH box helicase: MMLRPRQALLVERSLAALAQHGNTLSVGPTGSGKTIMLSAVAGSLLAEPDAKACILAHRDELTGQNLTKFARVNPGISTSVFDAKDKSWSGRATFAMVQTLSRDNHLAAIPILDLLVIDEAHHAASASYRRVIDRVLDKNPRAQIFGVTATPVRSDGKGLREVFSNVADQITLGELIASGHLVPPRTYVIDVGAQEQLTKVRRTATDFDMTEVEAILNKTPITDAVIRHWREKAGDRKTIVFCSTVAHAECVRQAFHDAGVPTVIVHGELSDAERKARLAEYESGAAQVVVNVAVLTEGYDFTPTSCVVLLRPSSHKSTLTQMIGRGLRTIDPIDHPGVIKTDCVVLDFGTATLMHGFLEQDVNLDGHQHHGEAPTKDCPSCEATLPLGCRECPLCGFVWENETAEEGDALADFVMTEIDLLKRSNFRWCDLFGCDDALMATGFNAWGGVFFLNGRWHAVGGGKDLQPRLLAVGDRTVCMAKADDWLNDRESADSAHKTRRWLNEPPTPKQLQYLPQALRADFGMTRYQASALLSFQFNKSSIQRLVVAANDAHREAA, from the coding sequence ATGATGCTTCGCCCCCGCCAAGCCCTGTTGGTCGAGCGCTCCCTGGCGGCTCTCGCCCAACACGGCAACACGCTGTCTGTTGGCCCCACCGGGTCGGGCAAGACCATCATGCTGTCGGCGGTGGCCGGCAGCCTGTTGGCCGAGCCAGATGCCAAAGCCTGCATACTCGCCCACCGCGACGAACTGACTGGCCAGAACCTGACCAAATTCGCACGGGTGAATCCGGGCATCAGCACCTCCGTGTTTGATGCCAAGGACAAATCCTGGTCAGGGCGCGCCACGTTCGCGATGGTGCAAACGCTGTCGCGCGACAACCATCTCGCTGCCATCCCGATCCTCGATCTGCTGGTGATCGATGAAGCGCATCACGCAGCCTCGGCGTCGTACCGCCGCGTAATCGACCGCGTGTTGGACAAGAACCCGCGCGCCCAAATCTTCGGGGTGACGGCGACGCCAGTCCGCAGTGACGGCAAGGGACTGCGAGAGGTCTTCAGCAACGTCGCGGATCAAATCACCCTCGGCGAGCTGATCGCCTCCGGCCACCTCGTACCACCACGCACCTATGTCATCGATGTCGGGGCCCAGGAGCAGTTGACGAAGGTCCGGCGCACGGCCACCGACTTTGACATGACGGAAGTCGAGGCGATTCTCAACAAGACGCCCATCACCGATGCCGTGATCCGTCATTGGCGCGAGAAGGCCGGCGACCGCAAGACGATCGTGTTCTGCTCGACCGTTGCCCATGCCGAGTGCGTGCGCCAGGCATTTCACGACGCCGGGGTGCCTACCGTGATCGTGCACGGCGAGCTGTCCGATGCGGAGCGCAAGGCGCGCCTTGCAGAGTACGAGTCCGGCGCCGCACAGGTGGTCGTCAATGTGGCCGTGCTCACGGAGGGCTACGACTTCACGCCTACGTCGTGTGTTGTTCTGCTGCGACCCAGCTCGCACAAGTCGACGCTGACCCAGATGATCGGGCGTGGCCTGCGCACCATCGATCCTATCGATCATCCCGGCGTCATCAAGACCGACTGTGTGGTGCTGGACTTCGGCACCGCCACCTTGATGCACGGTTTCTTGGAGCAGGACGTCAACCTCGACGGGCACCAGCATCACGGGGAAGCGCCGACCAAGGACTGCCCGTCCTGTGAAGCCACCCTCCCGCTCGGCTGCCGCGAATGCCCGCTGTGCGGATTCGTCTGGGAGAACGAGACCGCCGAGGAAGGTGATGCGCTGGCCGATTTCGTGATGACCGAGATCGATCTGCTCAAGCGATCCAACTTCCGCTGGTGCGACCTGTTCGGCTGCGACGACGCGCTGATGGCGACCGGCTTCAACGCATGGGGTGGCGTGTTCTTCCTGAATGGACGCTGGCACGCCGTGGGCGGTGGCAAGGATCTGCAGCCACGCTTGCTGGCCGTCGGCGACCGCACCGTCTGCATGGCCAAGGCCGATGACTGGCTGAACGACCGCGAGTCGGCGGATTCCGCGCACAAGACCCGGCGCTGGCTGAACGAGCCGCCTACGCCCAAGCAACTGCAGTATCTGCCGCAGGCGCTGCGCGCCGACTTTGGCATGACACGTTATCAAGCCTCGGCGCTGCTGTCCTTCCAGTTCAACAAGTCGTCGATTCAGCGCCTCGTGGTGGCTGCCAACGATGCCCACCGGGAGGCCGCGTGA
- a CDS encoding site-specific DNA-methyltransferase has translation MNWLADKIEQWPTAKLLPYVRNARTHSDEQVAQIAASIAEFGFTNPILAGSDGIIVAGHGRLAAAQKLGLERVPVVVLDHLTPTQRRALVIADNRIAENAGWDDAMLRIELEALQLEGFDLDITGFDADALAELIAGDEPDNEGQTDEDAVPEVGEIPISRPGDVWIMGQHRLLCGDSTVAESYARLMQGDVADMVFTDPPYNVNYANSAKDKMRGKDRAILNDNLGDGFYDFLLAALTPTVANCRGGIYVAMSSSELDVLQAAFRSAGGKWSTFIIWAKNTFTLGRADYQRQYEPILYGWPEGAQRHWCGDRDQGDVWSIKKPQKNDLHPTMKPVELVERAIRNSSRPGNVVLDPFGGSGTTLIAAEKSGRVARLIELDPKYVDVIVRRWEDFTGKQATREADGVLFDVVSSHLGSNRGQ, from the coding sequence ATGAACTGGTTGGCAGACAAGATTGAGCAGTGGCCGACAGCCAAACTGCTGCCCTATGTCCGCAACGCGCGGACGCACTCGGATGAACAGGTGGCGCAGATCGCCGCCAGCATCGCGGAGTTCGGATTCACCAATCCGATCCTGGCGGGCAGCGACGGCATCATCGTCGCTGGCCACGGTCGTCTCGCCGCCGCCCAGAAGTTGGGTCTGGAACGGGTACCGGTGGTCGTCCTCGACCATTTGACGCCAACCCAACGCCGAGCTCTGGTGATCGCAGACAACCGCATCGCGGAGAACGCGGGCTGGGACGATGCGATGCTCCGGATCGAACTGGAAGCCTTGCAACTCGAAGGTTTCGATCTGGACATCACCGGCTTTGACGCCGACGCGCTGGCCGAACTGATCGCGGGCGACGAGCCGGACAATGAGGGACAGACCGATGAGGATGCGGTACCGGAGGTTGGCGAAATTCCAATATCGCGCCCGGGCGATGTCTGGATCATGGGCCAGCACCGACTGCTGTGCGGCGACTCGACCGTGGCAGAGAGCTATGCCCGGCTGATGCAAGGCGACGTGGCAGACATGGTCTTCACCGACCCGCCGTACAACGTGAACTACGCCAACAGTGCCAAGGACAAGATGCGCGGCAAGGATCGCGCAATCCTCAACGACAACTTGGGCGATGGCTTCTACGACTTCCTGTTGGCAGCATTGACGCCCACCGTGGCGAACTGCCGGGGCGGCATCTATGTGGCGATGTCATCCAGCGAGCTGGATGTGCTGCAGGCCGCCTTCCGCTCCGCCGGAGGCAAATGGTCGACCTTCATCATCTGGGCCAAGAACACTTTCACCTTGGGGCGCGCCGACTACCAGCGCCAGTACGAGCCGATCCTCTACGGATGGCCCGAGGGCGCACAGCGCCACTGGTGTGGCGACCGCGACCAGGGTGACGTCTGGAGCATCAAGAAGCCGCAGAAGAACGATCTGCATCCGACCATGAAACCGGTCGAGCTGGTCGAGCGGGCGATCCGCAATTCGAGCCGCCCGGGCAACGTGGTGCTCGATCCGTTCGGTGGTTCTGGCACAACGCTGATTGCGGCCGAAAAGTCAGGCCGTGTCGCGCGGCTGATCGAACTCGACCCGAAGTACGTGGATGTGATCGTGCGCCGGTGGGAGGACTTCACCGGCAAGCAGGCCACCCGCGAGGCGGATGGTGTGCTATTCGATGTCGTTTCAAGCCACCTGGGATCTAATCGGGGTCAGTAA
- a CDS encoding AAA family ATPase — protein sequence MMADNIIWLDFNDAPEQRDELTSDTDALRAGLLDRLEAVLHYLFPQGRIRGGKFYVGDVDGNPGKSLVVELDGPRRGLWKDFSTDEGGDIIDLWARSQGRSARSDFPRIAGEIRQWLGLAQPNITPMRRDVRSVPMDELGAYTAKWDYQSPEGELIACVYRYDPPTGKEYRPWDVRARMWRAPDPRPLYNLPAIAKAREVVLVEGEKCAAALIASGIAATTAMNGAKAPVDKTDWRPLAGKSVVIWPDRDAPGWDYAESAARACVVAGSTSVAILVPPADKPAKWDAADAVEEGFDCAAFIAQGDRRIVKAAAPSLPTFTLGELLDDNSPLPPDLISPRVLTPAGMLVFGGAPKVGKSDFLLSWLAHMAAGAVFLGMQPPRPLRVFYLQAEVQYHYLRERVKDVRLPSHRLLDARANFVATPQLRLVLDDAGLAQVIPAIAQAFGGEPPDIIAIDPIRNVFDGGDAGGENDNGAMLFFLSQRVERIRQAVNPDAGIILAHHTRKLGKKQFEEDPFQALAGAGSLRGYYSTGMLLFRPDETRTTRQLIFELRNGAGIPQRHVDKINGEWREVDANERLVMKDYGERLDAERRRKRDAILQILFEEASNGRCYTANQFAESFEGKAGLGGERTIRERVSALSTQGYIKYFRNAADYGLPSSGRTKFGYLCVEGMVLRMPAGDVDTATGELPMREYTVLPTHYKCPHSGASMPVENPDVWVYHDELNDPEAS from the coding sequence ATGATGGCCGACAACATCATCTGGCTCGACTTCAATGACGCGCCCGAGCAGCGCGACGAACTGACCTCTGACACCGATGCCTTGCGCGCTGGCTTGCTGGATCGACTTGAGGCCGTCCTCCACTACCTGTTTCCGCAGGGGCGCATCCGGGGTGGCAAGTTCTACGTCGGTGATGTCGATGGCAACCCGGGTAAGAGTCTGGTGGTTGAGCTGGACGGACCACGGCGAGGCCTGTGGAAAGACTTCTCCACCGACGAGGGCGGCGACATCATCGATCTGTGGGCGCGCTCGCAGGGCCGCTCCGCCCGCAGCGACTTCCCTCGCATCGCTGGTGAGATCCGGCAGTGGCTCGGTCTTGCACAACCGAACATCACGCCAATGCGCCGCGATGTTCGCAGCGTGCCGATGGATGAACTCGGCGCTTACACCGCCAAGTGGGACTATCAGTCACCCGAAGGCGAACTGATCGCCTGCGTCTACCGCTACGACCCACCGACGGGCAAGGAATATCGCCCCTGGGATGTCCGCGCCCGCATGTGGCGCGCCCCCGACCCCAGGCCGCTTTACAACCTACCGGCCATCGCGAAAGCGCGAGAGGTCGTCCTGGTCGAAGGCGAGAAGTGTGCGGCTGCGTTGATCGCCTCCGGCATTGCCGCCACCACCGCAATGAACGGCGCCAAGGCACCAGTCGACAAAACCGACTGGCGTCCATTAGCCGGGAAATCCGTGGTCATCTGGCCGGACCGGGATGCACCCGGTTGGGACTACGCCGAGAGCGCGGCTCGCGCTTGCGTGGTGGCGGGCAGCACATCCGTGGCCATCCTGGTGCCGCCCGCCGACAAGCCGGCCAAGTGGGATGCCGCAGACGCTGTCGAAGAAGGCTTCGACTGCGCGGCATTCATCGCCCAGGGTGACCGACGGATCGTAAAGGCTGCGGCTCCTTCTCTGCCTACCTTCACGCTCGGCGAACTGCTCGACGATAACTCACCGCTGCCACCCGATCTGATCTCTCCGCGCGTGCTGACGCCGGCTGGCATGTTGGTGTTCGGCGGTGCGCCCAAGGTCGGCAAGAGCGACTTCCTGTTGTCTTGGTTGGCGCACATGGCGGCTGGCGCTGTATTCCTCGGCATGCAGCCACCCCGTCCGCTGCGCGTGTTCTACCTGCAGGCCGAGGTCCAGTACCACTACCTGCGCGAGCGCGTGAAGGATGTCCGCCTGCCGTCCCACCGGCTTCTGGACGCCCGCGCCAACTTCGTCGCCACACCACAGTTGCGGCTGGTGCTCGATGACGCGGGACTGGCACAGGTGATCCCGGCGATCGCGCAGGCTTTCGGCGGCGAGCCTCCCGACATCATCGCCATCGATCCGATCCGCAATGTGTTCGACGGCGGCGACGCCGGCGGCGAGAACGATAACGGCGCCATGCTGTTCTTCCTGTCCCAGCGGGTGGAGCGCATTCGCCAGGCGGTCAATCCCGACGCTGGGATCATTCTTGCGCACCACACCCGGAAACTGGGCAAGAAGCAGTTTGAGGAGGACCCGTTTCAGGCACTGGCCGGCGCGGGAAGTCTGCGCGGCTACTACTCGACCGGGATGTTGTTGTTCAGGCCCGACGAGACCAGAACGACCCGCCAGCTGATCTTCGAGCTGCGCAATGGCGCGGGTATCCCGCAACGGCACGTCGACAAGATCAACGGCGAGTGGCGCGAGGTCGATGCCAACGAGCGGCTGGTGATGAAGGACTACGGCGAGCGCTTGGATGCCGAGCGCCGCCGCAAGCGCGACGCCATCCTTCAGATCTTGTTCGAGGAGGCCAGCAACGGGCGCTGCTACACCGCCAATCAGTTCGCGGAGTCCTTCGAGGGCAAGGCAGGCCTGGGCGGCGAGCGCACCATCCGCGAACGCGTCTCCGCGCTCTCGACGCAGGGCTACATCAAATACTTCCGCAACGCTGCGGACTACGGTCTGCCGTCCAGCGGCCGCACCAAGTTCGGCTATCTCTGCGTCGAAGGCATGGTGCTGCGCATGCCTGCGGGCGATGTCGACACGGCCACCGGCGAGTTGCCGATGCGCGAGTACACAGTACTCCCGACCCATTACAAGTGCCCGCATTCCGGCGCCTCGATGCCTGTCGAGAACCCCGACGTGTGGGTCTACCACGACGAATTGAACGACCCGGAGGCCTCATGA
- a CDS encoding site-specific DNA-methyltransferase yields the protein MNTLNVEYRKVEALIPYARNPRTHAESQIAKIAASIVEYGWTNPILVDGDNGIIAGHGRLAAARKLGLDQVPVIELAHLTVAQKRALVIADNRLALDAGWDEEMLALELAELSDAGYDLALTGFEEAEIEALLTSAVAVADDESESEADEPDAADDVPDAPVVAVSRPGDVWAIGPHRLICGDATDRNVVAALMQGDLSRLCFTSPPYGNQRDYTSGGISDWDGLMRGVFAHLPMAGDGQVLVNLGLIHRDNEVIPYWDAWLSWMRQQGWRRFAWYVWDQGPGMPGDWAGRFAPSFEFVFHFNRESRKPNKIVPCKHAGQESHLRADGSSTAMRGKDGEVGGWTHKGQPTQDTRIPDSVIRVMRHKGKIGQDIDHPAVFPVALPVFVIEAYTDAGDIVFEPFGGSGTTMLAAERTGRICRSVEIAPEYVDVAIKRFQQNHPGVPITLIATGQSFEQVAADRTTTLDAEVLA from the coding sequence TTGAATACGCTCAACGTCGAGTACCGCAAGGTCGAGGCGCTGATTCCCTACGCCCGCAATCCGCGCACGCACGCCGAAAGCCAGATCGCCAAGATCGCGGCCAGCATCGTCGAGTACGGCTGGACGAATCCGATCCTGGTCGACGGCGACAACGGCATCATCGCCGGACACGGGCGTTTGGCCGCTGCGCGCAAACTCGGCCTGGATCAGGTGCCGGTGATCGAACTGGCCCACCTGACCGTCGCGCAAAAGCGGGCACTGGTGATTGCCGACAACCGACTGGCACTGGATGCAGGCTGGGACGAAGAGATGCTGGCCCTTGAGCTGGCCGAGTTGTCCGACGCGGGATACGACCTCGCTCTGACCGGCTTCGAGGAAGCCGAGATCGAGGCTCTGCTCACCAGTGCGGTGGCCGTCGCAGATGATGAATCCGAGTCCGAAGCCGACGAGCCTGACGCGGCTGACGACGTGCCAGACGCGCCCGTCGTGGCGGTGTCCCGGCCGGGCGATGTCTGGGCGATTGGCCCGCACCGCCTGATCTGTGGCGACGCCACCGACCGGAACGTGGTCGCTGCGCTGATGCAGGGTGACCTCTCTCGCCTGTGTTTCACCTCGCCGCCCTACGGCAACCAGCGCGACTACACCTCGGGTGGCATCTCCGATTGGGATGGCCTGATGCGTGGCGTGTTCGCGCATCTGCCGATGGCAGGCGACGGTCAGGTGCTGGTCAACCTGGGCCTGATCCACCGCGACAACGAGGTGATCCCGTATTGGGACGCTTGGCTATCTTGGATGCGCCAGCAGGGCTGGCGGCGCTTTGCGTGGTACGTCTGGGATCAGGGGCCGGGGATGCCCGGCGACTGGGCAGGCCGCTTCGCGCCGAGCTTCGAGTTCGTCTTCCACTTCAACCGGGAGAGCCGCAAGCCGAACAAGATCGTCCCCTGCAAGCACGCAGGCCAGGAATCCCACCTGCGCGCCGACGGGTCGTCCACCGCCATGCGCGGCAAGGATGGCGAGGTGGGCGGCTGGACGCACAAGGGTCAGCCGACGCAGGACACCCGCATCCCCGACTCGGTGATCCGCGTGATGCGCCACAAGGGCAAGATCGGCCAGGACATCGACCACCCGGCCGTGTTTCCGGTGGCGCTGCCGGTGTTCGTCATCGAGGCCTATACGGATGCGGGCGACATCGTGTTCGAACCCTTTGGCGGCAGCGGCACAACGATGCTGGCTGCCGAGCGAACGGGCCGCATCTGCCGCAGTGTGGAAATCGCGCCGGAGTACGTGGACGTCGCAATCAAACGCTTCCAGCAAAACCACCCCGGCGTGCCGATCACCTTGATCGCCACGGGTCAGTCCTTCGAGCAGGTGGCAGCGGATCGCACCACCACCCTCGATGCCGAGGTGTTGGCATGA
- a CDS encoding DUF6362 family protein — protein sequence MAEWTIETVADRFIEAARTAHRLPPVRVQGYFNCWPAIKRMPWENLGAEPPVYRFPPDPAAIDRMMETMRWVQWLEEEQRHLVWMRAQRYPWKEVCCRFGCDRTTAWRRWQKALVVVVEQLRTANRHGDAVNCH from the coding sequence ATGGCTGAATGGACGATCGAAACCGTGGCCGACCGGTTCATCGAGGCCGCAAGAACCGCCCACCGCCTTCCTCCGGTTCGCGTGCAGGGCTACTTCAACTGCTGGCCGGCGATCAAACGCATGCCATGGGAAAACCTCGGCGCGGAGCCGCCGGTCTACCGCTTTCCTCCCGACCCGGCTGCCATCGACCGGATGATGGAGACGATGCGTTGGGTGCAATGGCTGGAGGAGGAACAGCGCCACCTCGTCTGGATGCGGGCACAGCGCTACCCATGGAAGGAGGTCTGCTGCCGCTTTGGCTGCGACCGCACGACCGCCTGGCGCCGTTGGCAGAAGGCATTGGTGGTGGTCGTCGAGCAACTGCGGACGGCGAATAGACATGGAGATGCGGTCAACTGCCACTGA
- a CDS encoding crossover junction endodeoxyribonuclease RuvC: MPSILALDLGTQTGWALRDRDGAVTSGSESFKPQRFEGGGMRYLRFKRWLTEIKQSCDGIDAVYFEEVRRHAGVDAAHAYGGFMAHLTAWCEHHQIPYQGVSVGTIKKHATGKGNANKDQMISAARLRGHAPADDNEADAIALLHWAIETLEV; encoded by the coding sequence ATGCCCTCGATCCTGGCACTGGATCTCGGCACCCAGACAGGCTGGGCGCTGCGCGACCGAGATGGCGCAGTGACCAGCGGATCGGAATCCTTCAAGCCGCAACGCTTCGAGGGTGGCGGCATGCGCTACCTGCGATTCAAACGCTGGCTCACCGAGATCAAGCAGTCCTGCGACGGCATCGACGCCGTGTACTTCGAGGAGGTGCGCCGCCACGCCGGGGTCGATGCAGCCCACGCCTACGGCGGCTTCATGGCCCACCTCACCGCATGGTGCGAGCACCACCAGATCCCGTACCAAGGCGTCTCGGTGGGTACGATCAAGAAGCACGCCACCGGCAAGGGCAACGCGAACAAGGATCAGATGATCAGCGCCGCCCGGTTGCGTGGCCACGCACCGGCTGACGATAACGAAGCCGATGCCATTGCGCTGTTGCACTGGGCCATCGAGACGCTGGAGGTGTGA
- a CDS encoding elements of external origin produces MGISIRAYARHRGVTDTAVHKAIRAGRITPEADGTIDADRADREWARNSEAPKAGTRAKAPKVAVPEGGGDGPAALPAGGTSLLQARTVNEVVKAQTNKVRLARLKGELVDRPQAIAHVFKLARSERDAWLNWPARISAQMAAKLGVDPHTMHIALEAAVREHLQELGEMRPRVD; encoded by the coding sequence ATGGGTATCTCGATTCGCGCTTACGCCCGCCACCGTGGGGTCACCGACACCGCCGTACACAAGGCGATCCGTGCCGGTCGTATCACGCCGGAGGCTGACGGCACCATCGACGCCGACCGCGCGGATCGCGAGTGGGCGCGCAATTCGGAGGCTCCCAAGGCCGGAACGCGCGCCAAGGCCCCGAAAGTCGCCGTGCCGGAGGGCGGCGGCGACGGGCCGGCTGCCTTACCCGCTGGTGGCACATCGCTCCTTCAAGCGCGCACGGTCAACGAAGTGGTCAAGGCGCAAACCAACAAGGTGCGTCTGGCCCGCCTCAAGGGCGAACTGGTGGATCGGCCACAGGCCATCGCCCACGTTTTCAAGCTGGCACGCTCCGAACGCGATGCGTGGCTCAACTGGCCTGCGCGCATCTCGGCACAGATGGCAGCCAAGCTCGGCGTCGATCCGCACACGATGCACATCGCCCTGGAGGCGGCGGTGCGTGAGCACCTGCAGGAACTGGGCGAGATGCGCCCAAGGGTGGATTGA
- a CDS encoding ATP-binding protein, protein MSLPIITADQRLAERRGVKGVLVGKSGIGKTSQLWTLKPTATLFFDLEAGDLAVEGWAGDTIRPRTWQECRDFAVYIGGPNPALRDDQPFSQAHFDAVCARFGDPAVLDKYDTVFVDSITVAGRLCLQWCKGQPQAYSEKTGKPDSRGAYGLMGQEMIAWLTHLQHTRGKNVWFVGILDERLDDFNRRVFSLQIDGSKTGLELPGIVDEVVTLAELKADDGASYRAFVCHTLNAWGYPAKDRSGRLDPIEEPHLGRLMEKIAGPARPAAERLDFARPAPSAAPVPNTESTSTQES, encoded by the coding sequence ATGAGCCTCCCCATCATTACTGCAGACCAGCGCCTGGCCGAGCGCCGTGGTGTGAAAGGCGTGCTCGTCGGCAAGAGCGGCATCGGCAAGACGTCACAGCTCTGGACGCTGAAACCCACGGCCACGCTGTTCTTCGATCTCGAGGCTGGGGACTTGGCCGTCGAGGGCTGGGCGGGCGACACCATCCGTCCACGCACCTGGCAGGAGTGTCGTGACTTCGCGGTGTACATAGGCGGACCGAACCCAGCGCTGCGCGACGACCAGCCGTTCAGCCAGGCCCACTTCGATGCTGTGTGTGCGCGCTTCGGCGATCCAGCCGTGCTGGACAAGTACGACACCGTGTTCGTCGACTCCATCACCGTGGCCGGACGCCTGTGCCTGCAATGGTGCAAAGGCCAGCCGCAGGCCTACTCCGAGAAGACCGGCAAACCCGACAGTCGGGGTGCGTATGGGCTGATGGGCCAGGAAATGATCGCCTGGCTGACCCACCTGCAGCACACGCGCGGCAAGAACGTCTGGTTCGTCGGCATCCTCGACGAGCGCCTCGACGATTTCAATCGCCGGGTGTTCTCGCTGCAGATCGACGGCTCCAAGACCGGCCTGGAACTGCCCGGCATCGTCGATGAGGTGGTCACCCTGGCCGAGCTGAAGGCCGATGACGGCGCCAGCTACCGCGCATTCGTCTGCCACACGCTGAACGCATGGGGATACCCCGCCAAGGACCGCTCCGGGCGGCTCGATCCGATCGAAGAACCGCATCTCGGTCGGTTGATGGAAAAGATCGCCGGCCCTGCCAGGCCCGCCGCCGAGCGACTCGACTTCGCGCGCCCCGCGCCATCTGCCGCGCCTGTCCCTAACACCGAATCCACTTCCACTCAGGAGTCCTAA
- a CDS encoding helix-turn-helix transcriptional regulator has translation MSVKHLNQGQLAERWGVSEATLERWRSEGIGPVFLKLQGRVAYRIEDIEAYEAESLRKSTSERVNAGGAA, from the coding sequence GTGAGTGTCAAACATCTGAATCAAGGCCAACTGGCCGAACGCTGGGGAGTCAGCGAAGCCACGCTTGAGCGCTGGCGTTCCGAGGGAATCGGTCCGGTATTTCTGAAGCTGCAAGGTCGCGTCGCCTATCGCATCGAGGACATCGAAGCCTACGAGGCAGAGAGCCTGCGCAAGAGCACCTCTGAACGCGTCAATGCTGGAGGTGCGGCATGA
- a CDS encoding PD-(D/E)XK nuclease family protein, giving the protein MLDFNHRPKIHEQIGALIDTALSAERDTQPRRNYLGASRLGVACERALQYEYLQTPVDPGRDMPGRVLRVFEVGHVLEELAIRWLRMAGFDLYTQKASGGQFGFSVAGGRIQGHVDGVLNGGPAALGMSYPALWECKTMNDKSWRDTVKHGVSKSKPVYAAQMAIYQAYMEASVPGISANPALFTAINKDSEEIWFELVPFDGGLAQRMSDRAVRVITATDSQELLPRHATTPTHVECKFCPWQDRCWSST; this is encoded by the coding sequence ATGCTGGACTTCAATCACCGCCCCAAGATCCACGAGCAGATCGGCGCGCTCATCGATACCGCGCTGAGCGCCGAACGTGACACCCAACCCCGGCGCAACTATCTCGGCGCGTCGCGGTTGGGCGTTGCCTGCGAGAGGGCGCTGCAATACGAGTATCTGCAGACACCGGTCGATCCTGGCCGGGACATGCCAGGTCGCGTTCTGCGCGTCTTCGAGGTGGGCCATGTCCTCGAAGAATTGGCCATCCGCTGGCTGCGCATGGCCGGATTCGATCTGTACACGCAAAAGGCCAGTGGCGGTCAGTTCGGATTTTCCGTCGCAGGCGGCCGCATCCAAGGCCACGTCGATGGTGTGCTGAACGGCGGTCCCGCAGCGCTAGGAATGAGCTATCCGGCCCTGTGGGAGTGCAAGACCATGAACGACAAATCCTGGCGGGACACGGTCAAGCACGGCGTCAGCAAATCCAAACCGGTTTATGCCGCGCAGATGGCCATCTATCAGGCCTACATGGAGGCCAGCGTTCCGGGCATCTCTGCGAACCCGGCGTTGTTCACCGCCATCAACAAGGACTCCGAAGAGATCTGGTTCGAGCTGGTTCCGTTCGACGGCGGCCTGGCGCAGCGTATGTCCGATCGCGCGGTTCGGGTCATCACGGCAACGGACAGCCAGGAACTCCTGCCGCGCCATGCGACCACGCCAACGCATGTCGAGTGCAAGTTCTGCCCCTGGCAGGACCGCTGTTGGAGTTCGACATGA